From a single Pseudomonas cremoricolorata genomic region:
- a CDS encoding tryptophan--tRNA ligase translates to MTTRILTGITTTGTPHLGNFAGAIGPAIRASQQPGVDSFYFLADYHALIKCDDPQRIQRSRLEIAATWLAGGLDADKVTFYRQSDIPEIPELTWLLTCVAAKGLLNRAHAYKASVDKNVENGEDPDAGVSMGLFSYPVLMAADILMFNAHKVPVGRDQIQHVEMARDIGQRFNHLFGKGQEYFTLPEAVIEESVATLPGLDGRKMSKSYDNTIPLFSNAKDLKDAISRIVTDSRAPGEAKDPDNAHLFTLYQAFATQNDAQAFRDDLLQGLGWGEAKQRLFQLLDGQLAAPRERYQQLLARPADLEDILLAGAAKARKVATPFLEQLREAVGLRSFRSIAQASAESSKKTVKAARFVSFRDDDGSFRFRLLAADGEQLLLSRSFADGKGAGAVSKQLQQGGAPDIRVEGLSFGLWLEDDEVAKGGLFTDAADRDAAIERLRKALEPVQA, encoded by the coding sequence GCAGCCTGGCGTCGATTCGTTCTATTTCCTCGCCGACTACCACGCCCTGATCAAATGCGACGACCCGCAGCGCATTCAGCGCTCGCGCCTGGAAATCGCTGCCACCTGGCTGGCCGGTGGCCTGGATGCCGACAAGGTCACGTTCTATCGCCAGTCCGACATCCCCGAAATTCCTGAGCTGACCTGGCTGCTGACCTGCGTTGCCGCCAAGGGCCTGCTCAATCGCGCCCATGCCTACAAGGCCTCGGTGGACAAGAACGTCGAGAACGGTGAAGACCCGGATGCCGGTGTCAGCATGGGCCTGTTCAGCTATCCGGTGCTGATGGCTGCCGACATCCTCATGTTCAATGCGCACAAGGTGCCGGTTGGCCGTGACCAGATCCAGCACGTGGAAATGGCACGGGACATCGGCCAGCGCTTCAACCACCTGTTCGGCAAGGGTCAGGAGTACTTCACTCTGCCCGAAGCGGTCATCGAAGAGAGCGTGGCGACCTTGCCTGGCCTGGATGGGCGCAAGATGTCCAAGAGCTACGACAACACCATCCCGCTGTTCTCCAATGCCAAGGACCTCAAGGACGCCATCTCGCGCATCGTCACCGACTCGCGCGCACCTGGCGAGGCGAAAGACCCGGACAACGCCCACCTGTTCACCCTCTACCAGGCCTTCGCTACCCAGAATGACGCCCAGGCGTTCCGCGACGATCTGCTGCAAGGGCTGGGTTGGGGCGAGGCCAAGCAGCGTCTGTTCCAGCTGCTCGACGGGCAACTGGCTGCGCCGCGCGAGCGTTACCAGCAACTGCTGGCACGCCCGGCCGACCTCGAGGACATCCTCCTGGCCGGCGCTGCCAAGGCACGCAAGGTCGCTACGCCCTTCCTCGAGCAACTGCGCGAAGCGGTAGGCCTGCGCTCGTTCCGCAGCATCGCCCAGGCCAGCGCCGAATCGAGCAAGAAGACGGTGAAGGCCGCGCGCTTCGTCAGCTTCCGTGACGATGACGGCAGTTTCCGTTTCCGCCTGCTGGCCGCCGACGGCGAGCAACTGCTGCTCTCGCGCAGCTTTGCCGATGGCAAGGGTGCCGGTGCAGTGAGCAAGCAGTTGCAGCAAGGTGGCGCGCCCGACATTCGTGTAGAGGGGCTCAGCTTCGGCCTCTGGCTCGAAGATGACGAAGTCGCCAAAGGTGGCCTGTTCACCGACGCAGCTGACCGTGATGCAGCCATCGAGCGTCTGCGCAAAGCGCTTGAGCCAGTGCAGGCCTGA
- the zapE gene encoding cell division protein ZapE, protein MTPLERYQADLKRPDFFHDAAQETAVRHLQRLYDDLLAAQGNKPGMLGKLFGRKEQAPVKGLYFWGGVGRGKTYLVDTFFDALPFEQKMRTHFHRFMKRVHEEMKTLKGEKNPLTVIAKRFSSEARVICFDEFFVSDITDAMILGTLMEELFKNGVTLVATSNIVPDGLYKDGLQRARFLPAIAMIKQHTEVVNVDSGVDYRLRHLEQAELFHYPLNEAAQASMQQSFKALTPDCTQAVENDVLVIENREIHALRTCEDVAWFDFRALCDGPRSQNDYIELGKIFHAVLLSNVEQMSVTTDDIARRFINMVDEFYDRNVKLIISAEVELKDLYTGGRLSFEFQRTLSRLLEMQSHEFLARAHKP, encoded by the coding sequence ATGACGCCTCTAGAACGATATCAAGCAGATCTCAAACGTCCCGACTTCTTCCATGATGCGGCGCAGGAAACTGCGGTGCGGCATCTACAGCGTCTGTATGACGACCTGCTGGCGGCGCAAGGCAACAAACCGGGCATGCTCGGCAAACTGTTTGGGCGCAAGGAGCAGGCTCCGGTCAAGGGGTTGTACTTCTGGGGCGGGGTAGGGCGCGGCAAAACCTACCTGGTCGACACGTTCTTCGATGCGCTGCCGTTCGAGCAGAAAATGCGCACGCACTTCCACCGCTTCATGAAGCGTGTGCACGAAGAAATGAAAACCCTCAAAGGCGAGAAGAACCCGCTGACGGTGATCGCCAAGCGCTTCTCCAGCGAAGCCCGGGTCATCTGCTTCGACGAGTTTTTCGTTTCCGACATCACCGATGCCATGATTCTCGGCACGTTGATGGAAGAGCTGTTCAAGAACGGTGTGACCCTGGTCGCGACCTCCAACATCGTGCCGGACGGTCTGTACAAGGATGGCCTGCAGCGTGCGCGCTTCCTGCCCGCAATCGCCATGATCAAGCAGCACACCGAAGTGGTGAACGTCGACAGCGGCGTCGACTACCGTTTGCGCCACCTCGAGCAAGCCGAGCTGTTCCACTACCCGCTGAACGAGGCCGCCCAGGCCAGCATGCAGCAGAGCTTCAAGGCGCTTACCCCCGATTGCACTCAGGCGGTCGAGAACGACGTGCTGGTGATCGAGAACCGCGAGATTCATGCCCTGCGCACCTGTGAAGATGTCGCCTGGTTCGACTTCCGCGCCCTGTGCGATGGTCCCCGCAGCCAGAACGACTACATCGAGCTGGGCAAGATTTTCCATGCTGTGCTGCTGAGCAACGTCGAACAGATGAGCGTCACCACCGACGACATCGCCCGGCGTTTCATCAACATGGTCGACGAGTTCTACGACCGTAACGTCAAGCTGATCATCTCTGCCGAGGTCGAGCTCAAAGACCTGTACACCGGTGGACGGCTAAGCTTCGAGTTCCAGCGTACCCTCAGCCGTTTGCTGGAAATGCAGTCCCACGAGTTCCTCGCTCGGGCGCACAAGCCCTGA
- a CDS encoding GlxA family transcriptional regulator, with protein MASLRYSRQLGLSLQPMFEICLVSPDGQPVDSFSNVRIPVDGGLDDTDVIILPAFWDDFDSLLTRAPQVLPWLREQHARGAVLCGEASGVFWLAEAGLLDGKEATTYWRFFNSFAERFPRVRLNQDKHLTDADNLYCAGGTTSACDLYIYLIERFCGANVARAVARDILYEVQRNYTPGRMGFGGQKLHQDLLILQIQHWLEEHFADKFRFEDVARNHGMSIRNFMRRFQGATGDKPLHYLQRLRIETAKGLLSSTRKSIKTISYEVGYDDASFFARLFRQHTELSPNQYRQQFQQESSG; from the coding sequence CTGGCCAGTCTGCGCTACAGCCGGCAACTGGGCCTGAGCCTGCAGCCGATGTTCGAGATTTGCCTGGTCAGCCCTGACGGCCAGCCTGTGGACAGTTTCAGCAATGTGCGCATACCGGTCGATGGCGGTCTGGACGATACCGACGTGATCATCCTGCCGGCCTTCTGGGACGACTTCGACAGCCTGCTCACGCGCGCACCGCAGGTGCTGCCCTGGCTGCGCGAGCAGCATGCCCGCGGCGCGGTCCTGTGTGGCGAGGCCAGCGGGGTGTTCTGGCTGGCCGAAGCGGGATTGCTCGACGGCAAGGAAGCGACCACCTACTGGCGCTTTTTCAATAGCTTTGCCGAGCGTTTTCCTAGGGTACGGCTGAACCAGGACAAGCACCTCACCGATGCCGACAACCTGTACTGCGCCGGTGGCACCACATCCGCCTGCGACCTGTACATCTACCTGATCGAACGCTTCTGCGGCGCCAACGTGGCCCGCGCCGTGGCTCGCGACATTCTCTATGAGGTGCAGCGCAACTACACCCCCGGACGCATGGGCTTTGGCGGGCAGAAACTGCACCAGGACCTGCTGATCCTGCAGATCCAGCACTGGCTGGAAGAGCACTTCGCCGACAAGTTCCGCTTCGAGGACGTTGCCCGCAACCATGGCATGAGCATTCGCAACTTCATGCGCCGCTTCCAGGGCGCGACCGGCGACAAACCGTTGCACTACCTGCAACGCCTGCGCATCGAAACGGCCAAAGGCCTGCTTTCCAGCACCCGCAAGAGCATCAAGACCATCAGCTACGAAGTGGGCTACGACGACGCCAGCTTCTTCGCCCGCCTGTTCCGTCAGCACACAGAGCTGTCGCCCAACCAGTATCGCCAACAGTTCCAGCAGGAGAGCAGCGGCTAG
- the rplM gene encoding 50S ribosomal protein L13 — MKTFTAKPETVTRDWFVVDAAGQTLGRLSTEIARRLRGKHKAEYTPHVDTGDYIVVINAEQVRVTGAKASDKMYYSHSGFPGGIKEINFEKLIAKAPERVIETAVKGMLPKNPLGRDMYRKLKVYAGATHPHTAQQPQELKI; from the coding sequence ATGAAAACTTTTACTGCTAAACCGGAAACAGTAACGCGCGACTGGTTCGTAGTCGACGCCGCTGGCCAGACCCTGGGTCGTCTGTCCACTGAAATCGCTCGTCGTCTGCGTGGCAAGCACAAGGCAGAATACACTCCTCACGTTGACACCGGCGACTACATCGTCGTCATCAACGCCGAGCAGGTACGTGTCACTGGTGCCAAAGCTTCGGACAAAATGTACTACTCCCACTCCGGCTTCCCGGGCGGTATCAAGGAAATCAACTTCGAGAAGTTGATCGCCAAGGCCCCCGAGCGCGTGATCGAGACCGCGGTCAAAGGCATGCTGCCTAAGAACCCGCTGGGTCGCGACATGTACCGCAAGCTGAAAGTGTACGCGGGTGCTACTCACCCACACACTGCTCAGCAGCCTCAAGAACTGAAGATCTAA
- the rpsI gene encoding 30S ribosomal protein S9: protein MSATQNYGTGRRKTATARVFLRPGTGNISINNRPLDTFFGRETARMVVRQPLELTENLEKFDIYVTVAGGGVSGQAGAIRHGITRALMEYDEGLRAALRRAGYVTRDAREVERKKVGLRKARKRPQYSKR from the coding sequence ATGTCGGCGACTCAAAACTACGGCACTGGCCGTCGCAAGACCGCAACCGCTCGCGTGTTCCTGCGTCCAGGTACTGGCAACATCTCCATCAACAACCGTCCTCTGGACACCTTCTTCGGTCGCGAAACTGCCCGCATGGTCGTTCGCCAGCCGCTGGAGCTGACCGAGAACCTCGAGAAGTTCGACATCTACGTCACCGTTGCTGGTGGTGGTGTTAGCGGTCAGGCTGGTGCGATCCGTCACGGTATCACCCGCGCTCTGATGGAATACGACGAAGGCCTGCGCGCTGCTCTGCGTCGTGCTGGCTACGTCACCCGCGACGCTCGTGAAGTCGAGCGTAAGAAAGTGGGTCTGCGTAAAGCGCGTAAGCGTCCTCAGTACTCCAAGCGTTAA
- the petA gene encoding ubiquinol-cytochrome c reductase iron-sulfur subunit: MSNDGVNAGRRRFLVAATSVVGAAGAVGAAVPFVGSWFPSAKAKAAGAPVKVNIAKVEPGQQMVAEWRGQPVFIVRRTAEILGNLKKIEGDLSDPSSKASDQPAYVDPQVRSIKPEILILVGLCTHLGCSPTFRPEVAPVDLGPKWVGGYFCPCHGSHYDMAGRVYKSQPAPLNLPVPPHAYESDDIIVIGVDQENA, encoded by the coding sequence ATGAGTAATGACGGCGTCAATGCAGGGCGGCGCCGCTTCCTTGTAGCTGCCACATCCGTGGTGGGTGCAGCGGGGGCAGTGGGAGCTGCGGTACCGTTCGTGGGGTCGTGGTTCCCCAGCGCCAAGGCCAAGGCCGCCGGCGCACCAGTGAAAGTCAACATTGCCAAGGTCGAGCCAGGCCAGCAGATGGTCGCCGAGTGGCGGGGCCAGCCGGTATTCATCGTGCGGCGAACGGCGGAAATCCTCGGCAATCTGAAGAAGATCGAAGGCGATCTTTCCGACCCGTCCTCGAAGGCGTCGGATCAGCCGGCCTATGTCGATCCGCAGGTCCGCTCGATCAAACCGGAAATCCTGATTCTGGTCGGGCTGTGTACTCATCTCGGTTGCTCACCGACGTTCCGCCCTGAGGTCGCGCCGGTCGATCTTGGTCCCAAATGGGTCGGTGGCTACTTCTGCCCGTGCCACGGTTCGCACTACGACATGGCCGGCCGCGTCTACAAATCGCAACCCGCCCCGCTCAATTTGCCCGTCCCGCCCCATGCCTATGAGTCGGACGACATCATCGTCATTGGCGTCGATCAGGAGAACGCATGA
- a CDS encoding cytochrome b encodes MSKFMEWIDARFPATKMWEDHLAKYYAPKNFNFLYFFGSLALLVLVNQIVTGVWLTMSFTPSAEEAFASVEYIMRDVEYGWILRYLHSTGASAFFIVVYLHMFRGLLYGSYQKPRELVWLFGMLIYLALMAEAFMGYLLPWGQMSYWGAQVIISLFGAIPVIGDDLTQWIRGDYLISGITLNRFFALHVVALPIVILGLVVLHILALHEVGSNNPDGIDIKKHKDENGIPLDGIPFHPYYTVKDIVGVVVFLFVFCSVVFFFPEMGGYFLEKPNFEQANAFKTPEHIAPVWYFTPFYAILRAVPDKLMGVIAMGAAIAVLFVLPWLDRSPVRSMRYKGWLSKVFLLVFCVSFVILGVLGVLAPTTGRTLLSQICTFLYFAYFLLMPFYTRLEKTKPVPERVTG; translated from the coding sequence ATGAGCAAGTTCATGGAGTGGATCGATGCACGCTTCCCCGCCACGAAGATGTGGGAAGACCACCTGGCCAAATACTACGCACCGAAGAATTTCAACTTCCTGTATTTCTTCGGTTCGTTGGCGCTGTTGGTGCTGGTCAACCAGATCGTCACCGGTGTGTGGTTGACCATGAGTTTCACCCCTTCGGCCGAAGAGGCATTCGCCTCGGTCGAGTACATCATGCGTGACGTCGAATACGGCTGGATTCTGCGCTACCTGCACTCCACCGGCGCGTCGGCATTCTTCATCGTCGTCTACCTGCATATGTTCCGCGGCCTGCTGTATGGCTCTTACCAAAAACCGCGCGAGCTGGTGTGGCTGTTCGGCATGCTGATCTACCTGGCGCTGATGGCCGAAGCGTTCATGGGCTACCTGCTGCCGTGGGGGCAGATGTCGTACTGGGGCGCCCAGGTGATCATCTCGCTGTTCGGCGCCATCCCCGTTATTGGTGACGACCTGACCCAGTGGATTCGCGGCGATTACCTGATCTCGGGTATCACCCTGAACCGCTTCTTCGCACTGCATGTCGTGGCGCTGCCAATCGTCATCCTCGGGCTGGTGGTGCTGCACATCCTGGCGTTGCATGAAGTGGGTTCGAACAACCCGGACGGTATCGATATCAAGAAGCACAAGGATGAAAACGGTATTCCGCTCGACGGCATTCCTTTCCATCCCTACTACACCGTCAAGGACATCGTCGGTGTTGTGGTCTTCCTCTTCGTGTTCTGCTCGGTGGTGTTCTTCTTCCCGGAAATGGGTGGCTATTTCCTCGAAAAGCCCAACTTTGAGCAAGCCAACGCGTTCAAGACACCTGAGCACATTGCGCCGGTCTGGTACTTCACCCCGTTCTACGCAATTCTGCGCGCCGTGCCAGACAAACTGATGGGTGTGATCGCCATGGGCGCAGCCATCGCGGTGCTGTTCGTTCTGCCCTGGCTGGACCGCAGTCCGGTGCGCTCGATGCGTTACAAGGGCTGGTTGAGCAAGGTCTTCCTGCTGGTGTTCTGTGTGTCCTTCGTGATTCTGGGCGTCCTCGGGGTATTGGCGCCGACGACGGGAAGGACCTTGCTCTCGCAGATCTGCACCTTCCTGTACTTCGCCTACTTCCTGCTGATGCCGTTCTACACCCGGCTCGAAAAGACAAAACCGGTTCCGGAAAGGGTGACTGGCTGA
- a CDS encoding cytochrome c1: protein MKKLIAVLLLAVMPTFVLAAEHGVELDKVDIDLADKPALQDGARTFANYCMGCHSAKFQRYERVADDLGIPHDVMLDNLVFTGAKIGDHMKIGMQPQDAKTWFGAAPPDLTLVARVRGEDWLYSYLRSFYADPSRPYGVNNKVFPNVGMPNVLVGLQGNQVIGCKQVQTVVDGKKQFDPLTGSPLTHEACDQLTVEPNSGTLTTEQFDEKVKNLVAFLAYSANPVKLESQRIGTYVLLYLAFFFVFAYLLKREYWKDVH from the coding sequence ATGAAAAAGCTGATTGCTGTACTGTTATTGGCCGTGATGCCTACCTTCGTGCTGGCCGCTGAACATGGCGTTGAACTGGACAAGGTCGATATCGACCTGGCCGACAAGCCTGCCTTGCAAGATGGGGCCCGTACCTTCGCCAACTATTGCATGGGCTGTCACAGTGCCAAGTTCCAGCGCTACGAGCGAGTGGCTGACGACCTGGGTATTCCCCACGACGTGATGCTCGACAACCTGGTGTTCACCGGTGCCAAGATCGGCGACCACATGAAGATCGGCATGCAGCCCCAGGATGCCAAGACCTGGTTCGGCGCCGCGCCCCCAGACCTCACCCTGGTCGCGAGGGTGCGTGGCGAAGACTGGCTCTACAGCTACCTGCGCAGCTTCTACGCAGATCCTTCGCGCCCCTATGGCGTCAACAACAAAGTGTTCCCCAACGTCGGTATGCCCAATGTGCTGGTCGGGCTGCAGGGCAATCAGGTGATTGGCTGCAAGCAGGTGCAGACGGTGGTCGATGGCAAGAAGCAGTTCGATCCGTTGACCGGCAGCCCGTTGACCCATGAAGCGTGCGATCAGCTGACCGTCGAGCCGAATTCCGGTACCCTGACGACCGAGCAGTTCGACGAGAAGGTCAAGAATCTCGTGGCTTTCCTGGCCTACTCGGCCAACCCAGTCAAGCTGGAGAGTCAGCGCATCGGCACCTACGTGTTGCTGTACTTGGCGTTCTTCTTCGTGTTCGCTTACTTGCTCAAGCGTGAATACTGGAAGGACGTGCACTGA
- a CDS encoding glutathione S-transferase N-terminal domain-containing protein — translation MAVTNRLACYSDPADHYSHRVRLVLAEKGVNVQIIDVDVARIPPKLAEVNPYASLPTLVDRDLALYEPSVIMEYLEERYPHPPLMPVYPVARGNTRLLMHRIQRDWCSLADVILDARNAEAARDEARKALRESLIGVSALFGEFACFMSEEQSLVDCCLLPILWRLPTMGIELPRQAKPLLDYMERQFARPSFQTSLSSVEREIRNS, via the coding sequence ATGGCGGTGACCAATCGGTTGGCCTGCTACTCGGACCCGGCTGATCACTACTCACATCGGGTTCGCCTTGTGCTCGCGGAGAAAGGCGTCAATGTGCAGATCATCGATGTCGATGTCGCGCGCATACCGCCCAAGCTGGCGGAAGTGAATCCCTACGCCAGCCTGCCGACCCTGGTCGATCGGGACCTGGCTTTGTATGAGCCTTCGGTGATCATGGAATACCTCGAAGAGCGTTACCCACATCCGCCGCTCATGCCGGTGTATCCGGTAGCGCGTGGAAATACCCGTTTGCTCATGCACAGGATTCAACGAGACTGGTGTTCGCTGGCTGATGTGATTCTCGATGCGCGCAACGCTGAGGCGGCCCGTGACGAGGCGCGCAAGGCCCTGCGTGAGAGCCTGATCGGCGTGTCGGCCCTGTTCGGCGAATTCGCCTGCTTCATGAGCGAGGAGCAAAGCCTGGTCGACTGCTGTCTATTGCCCATACTATGGCGATTGCCGACCATGGGTATCGAATTACCGCGGCAGGCAAAGCCGCTGCTGGATTACATGGAGCGACAGTTCGCCCGTCCTTCTTTCCAGACGAGCCTGTCATCCGTTGAACGCGAAATACGCAATAGTTAA
- a CDS encoding ClpXP protease specificity-enhancing factor: protein MNSSRPYLVRALYEWIVDNDCTPHMLVNAEYPAVQVPDGFASDGQIVLNISPSAVRNLHMDNDAVSFEGRFGGVAHSLYVPSGAILGIYARENGQGMVFELEPVDEGDELLDAEDIDGDDSPDDGGQPPRPSGRPSLKVVK, encoded by the coding sequence ATGAACTCCAGTCGCCCCTATCTGGTAAGAGCGCTGTACGAGTGGATCGTCGACAACGATTGCACGCCCCACATGCTGGTGAACGCCGAATATCCGGCGGTCCAGGTACCCGACGGTTTTGCCAGTGATGGTCAGATCGTCCTCAACATATCGCCAAGCGCTGTGCGAAACCTGCACATGGATAATGACGCGGTGAGTTTCGAAGGCCGTTTCGGCGGCGTTGCCCACAGCCTGTATGTGCCCAGTGGCGCTATTCTGGGCATCTACGCTCGGGAAAACGGTCAGGGCATGGTCTTCGAGCTGGAGCCGGTGGATGAAGGCGATGAGCTGCTGGACGCTGAAGACATCGATGGCGATGACTCGCCGGACGACGGTGGGCAGCCGCCACGGCCCAGCGGTCGGCCGAGTCTGAAGGTGGTCAAGTAA
- a CDS encoding BON domain-containing protein — protein MISKRLGLMAITLCLGLSGCSSIVSSSRNSPIDDDRGTRTIGSKIDDSLIETKASVNISKASPDLDKGSHIVVSSYNGVVLLAGQTPRADLKSLAEETASQVQRVKRVHNELQVMQPSSILARNNDAWLTTKIKTQMLADVNVPSSRIKVITENGIVYLLGLVTKGEAAAATNVVQGVSGVQKIVKLFEYID, from the coding sequence ATGATTTCCAAGCGTCTAGGCCTGATGGCCATCACCTTGTGTCTGGGGCTTTCGGGCTGCAGCTCAATCGTTTCGTCATCGCGCAATTCACCGATTGACGACGATCGCGGCACGCGCACCATCGGCAGCAAGATCGACGACTCGCTGATCGAAACCAAAGCCTCGGTGAACATTTCCAAGGCCAGCCCTGACCTCGACAAAGGCTCGCACATCGTCGTCAGCAGCTATAACGGCGTGGTGCTTCTGGCCGGCCAGACCCCGCGCGCCGACCTCAAGAGCCTGGCCGAGGAAACCGCCAGCCAGGTACAACGGGTCAAGCGGGTGCACAATGAATTGCAGGTCATGCAGCCCTCCTCGATCCTGGCCCGCAACAACGATGCCTGGCTCACCACCAAGATCAAGACACAAATGCTGGCTGACGTGAACGTGCCAAGTTCGCGAATCAAGGTCATTACCGAGAATGGTATCGTCTACCTGCTGGGCCTGGTCACCAAGGGTGAGGCTGCTGCCGCGACCAACGTTGTGCAAGGTGTCTCTGGCGTACAGAAGATCGTCAAGCTGTTCGAGTACATCGACTGA
- a CDS encoding phosphoheptose isomerase: MDMQSRICRLFQASIDTKQQAMDVLAPHIEHASLVMVNALLNEGKMLACGNGGSAGDAQHFSSELLNRFERERPSLPAIALTTDSSTLTSIANDYSYNEVFSKQIRALGQPGDVLLAISTSGNSANVIQAIQAAHDREMIVVALTGRDGGGMASLLLPEDVEIRVPSQVTARIQEVHLLAIHCLCDLIDSQLFGSEE, translated from the coding sequence ATGGACATGCAATCCCGAATTTGCCGGCTGTTCCAGGCCAGTATCGATACCAAGCAACAGGCGATGGACGTCCTGGCACCGCATATCGAGCACGCCAGCCTGGTCATGGTCAACGCGCTGCTCAACGAGGGCAAGATGCTCGCCTGCGGCAATGGCGGCTCGGCCGGCGATGCGCAACATTTCTCCTCGGAGCTGCTCAACCGCTTCGAGCGCGAACGCCCCAGCCTGCCGGCCATCGCGCTCACAACCGACAGCTCCACCCTCACCTCCATCGCCAACGATTACAGCTACAACGAGGTATTTTCCAAGCAGATCCGTGCCCTGGGACAACCTGGCGATGTGCTTCTGGCAATTTCGACCAGCGGTAACTCGGCCAACGTGATTCAAGCAATTCAGGCCGCACATGATCGAGAAATGATTGTCGTAGCCCTGACCGGGCGCGACGGTGGCGGCATGGCTTCACTGCTTTTGCCGGAGGATGTGGAAATTCGCGTGCCGTCCCAGGTGACTGCCCGTATCCAGGAGGTTCACCTGCTGGCCATCCACTGCCTGTGCGACCTGATCGACAGCCAACTGTTCGGGAGTGAAGAATGA
- a CDS encoding YraN family protein, which translates to MMSASPARAGRMAEDHVLEHLQGLGLTLIARNWRCRGGELDLVMLDANTVVFVEVRYRLHASFGGAAGSVDYRKQQRLALAATVFLQRHACWANHPCRFDVVALQGSDHAGEPLQWLKNAFDC; encoded by the coding sequence CTGATGAGCGCATCGCCAGCACGCGCCGGCAGGATGGCCGAAGATCATGTCCTCGAACACCTTCAGGGACTTGGCCTGACCCTGATTGCGCGCAACTGGCGATGCCGTGGCGGCGAGCTTGATCTGGTCATGCTCGACGCCAATACAGTAGTATTCGTCGAAGTCCGCTACCGGTTGCACGCCAGCTTCGGCGGCGCCGCAGGTAGTGTCGATTACCGCAAGCAACAGCGACTTGCGCTTGCCGCTACGGTGTTTCTGCAACGGCACGCCTGCTGGGCCAATCACCCCTGTCGCTTCGATGTCGTCGCGCTTCAAGGCAGTGACCACGCCGGCGAACCCTTGCAATGGCTGAAAAACGCCTTCGACTGCTGA